Genomic DNA from bacterium:
ACAGGCCGGCGATGTCAGAGTCATTTTAATTTTTACATTAGAATCATCATCAATTGCAATTTCATATATCAATCCGAGCTCAAAAATATCAACAGGTATTTCCGGATCGTAGCACGTTTTTAACGTCTGAATAATTTTTTCTTCAAGCTGTTGTTTGTTTAATTCTGCCATAGTTTCTTACTCATACTCTTAATCTTACTCTTCTTCAGTGGTTACCTTTTCATCTTTATTATGCAATGCATTTATCATCGTATGCCAAGCAAGTGAAGCACACTTTACTCGCACAGGAAATTCCTGAACTCCTGCAAATACAGCAAGCTTTCCTAACTCATCTATATCAGGATTTTCCCCTAGCTTCCCAGTAACGAGGTCGTGAAATTTTTCAAAAAGTTTCTCAGCTTCTGCCACTGTTTTGCCTTTTAATATCGAAGTCATCAGAGATGCTGAGGCTTTTGATATTGCACATCCTTCACCTTTGAATGAAACGTCTTTTACTATTCCATCTTCAATTAATAAAAAAACATCAATGTGATCACCGCAAAGTGGATTATATCCTTCAGCAAACTTTGTTGCGTTTTCCATCTTCCGGAAATTTCTTGGACTTTTGTTATGATCAAGAATAACCTGCTGGTACAGTTCTCTTAATTCCTGGTTCATCCGAAAACCTCAATTATTTTTTTAAGTCCGTTGACTAATACATCGACTTCTTCTTTTGTATTATACATTCCAA
This window encodes:
- a CDS encoding SUF system Fe-S cluster assembly protein, with translation MAELNKQQLEEKIIQTLKTCYDPEIPVDIFELGLIYEIAIDDDSNVKIKMTLTSPACPVAGSLPPEVEAKVKSIPEVNDAKVEIVWSPPWDKDMMSEVAKVELGFM
- a CDS encoding SUF system NifU family Fe-S cluster assembly protein, whose translation is MNQELRELYQQVILDHNKSPRNFRKMENATKFAEGYNPLCGDHIDVFLLIEDGIVKDVSFKGEGCAISKASASLMTSILKGKTVAEAEKLFEKFHDLVTGKLGENPDIDELGKLAVFAGVQEFPVRVKCASLAWHTMINALHNKDEKVTTEEE